Below is a window of Nocardia asteroides DNA.
CCGCACCAGCACCTGGCCCGGACCGGCGACGGGGTCGTCGACGTCGGTGAGCCGCAGGACGTCGCGGGGTTCGCCGAGTTCGCTCAGCTGCCAGGCCTTCACGCGCGCACCGCCTGCTCGCGATACTTGCCCAGCTCCTGACGGGCGATGGATCGTTTGTGCACCTCGTCGGGGCCGTCGGCCAGGCGCAGAGTGCGCAATCCGGCCCAGGCCTGGGCGAGCGGGAAGTCGTCGGTGACGCCGCCCGCGCCGTGCACCTGGATCGCGCGGTCCAGGATCTTCAGCGCGATGGTCGGGGCGGCGACCTTGATCGCGGCGATCTCGGTGCGGGCGGCCTTGTTGCCGACGGTGTCCATCAGATACGCGGCCTTGAGGGTGAGCAGCCGGATCATCTCGATGTCGACGCGCGCCTCGGCGATCCAGTCCTGGATATTGGCGTTCTCGGCGATCGGCTTGCCGAAGGTCACCCGCGACAGCGCCCGCTTGCACATCAGTTCCAGTGCCCGCTCGGCCATGCCGATGCTGCGCATGCAGTGGTGGATACGGCCGGGTCCGAGGCGGGCCTGGCTGATCGCGAACCCCTCGCCCTCGCCTTTCAGTACATCGGTGACGGGCACTCGCACATCGGAGAAGTCGATCTCGGCGTGGCCCTCGCGGTCGTGATAGCCGAACACCGGGAGGCTGCGCACGATCGTCACGCCGGGGGCGTCGATCGGGACCACCATCATCGACTGCTGCCGGTGCGGCGCGGCCTGCGGATCGGTCTTGCCCATCACGATCAGGACCCGGCAGTTCTTGTGCAGGGCGTTGGTGGCGAACCACTTGCGGCCGTTGAGCACGTACTCGTCGCCGTCGCGCACCATCGACAGCTCGACATTGGTCGCGTCGGAGCTGGCCACGGCGGGTTCGGTCATCGCGAAGGCC
It encodes the following:
- a CDS encoding acyl-CoA dehydrogenase family protein; the encoded protein is MFQLTDRAAKYRDELLDFMDTHVYPAEPVYEEQMRASGDPHFQPPILEELKAEAKRRGLWNLFHPHPGRGPGLTNLEYAPLAEIMGRSHLASEACNCNAPDTGNMEVLELFGTEEHKRKYLEPLLDGTMASAFAMTEPAVASSDATNVELSMVRDGDEYVLNGRKWFATNALHKNCRVLIVMGKTDPQAAPHRQQSMMVVPIDAPGVTIVRSLPVFGYHDREGHAEIDFSDVRVPVTDVLKGEGEGFAISQARLGPGRIHHCMRSIGMAERALELMCKRALSRVTFGKPIAENANIQDWIAEARVDIEMIRLLTLKAAYLMDTVGNKAARTEIAAIKVAAPTIALKILDRAIQVHGAGGVTDDFPLAQAWAGLRTLRLADGPDEVHKRSIARQELGKYREQAVRA